Proteins encoded together in one Impatiens glandulifera chromosome 1, dImpGla2.1, whole genome shotgun sequence window:
- the LOC124929747 gene encoding uncharacterized protein LOC124929747, translating to MDHVSTTKTLIHVLREQGFDILHSCVEEVSTKYDIEIPQMEARYKSSRSRYCRQKDSITVKHHYQFDVFIAAIDFQIEELNNRFKDEVVELLKLSGTLEPKDNFKLLNVDHIYQLSEKFYHLDFDAQDLHHLRTQLAHYELDMPVNERFLNLSTISELCRRLVETNKSKTYNLIDK from the coding sequence ATGGATCATGTTTCAACTACTAAAACTTTGATTCATGTTTTGAGAGAGCAAGGGTTTGATATTTTACACAGTTGCGTGGAAGAAGTTTCTACAAAGTATGACATTGAGATACCTCAGATGGAAGCTCGTTATAAATCTAGTAGAAGTCGTTATTGTCGACAAAAGGATTCAATTACAGTTAAGCATCACTATcaatttgatgtatttattGCTGCAATAGATTTTCAAATTGAAGAGCTCAATAATAGATTCAAGGACGAGGTAGTCGAACTTCTTAAGCTCAGTGGTACTTTGGAACCTAAAGACAACTTTAAACTTCTTAATGTTGATCACATCTATCAACTTTCTGAGAAATTCTATCATCTAGATTTTGATGCACAAGATTTGCACCACTTGAGAACACAATTGGCTCACTATGAGCTTGACATGCCCGTCAATGAAAGATTTCTGAATTTATCAACTATTTCTGAATTATGTCGAAGATTAGTTGAGACAAATAAGTCAAAAACCTACAATTTGATTGATAAgtaa